Below is a genomic region from Belonocnema kinseyi isolate 2016_QV_RU_SX_M_011 chromosome 4, B_treatae_v1, whole genome shotgun sequence.
ttgtatattattatattacttcAGAGATaacagcatttaaaataatatattcacctTTAATTTAACTTCCTTATTTTCCATTCGGTTACGGACGTTTTTTATTAAGTGGCATATATCAGAGAACGCGAAAACCTTACGTTTCTCGTCTGATGGATGAATAaaccagttttttaaattatcctttttCCCACTCATTCTCAGTTCGGACCAGAATTTTCTATTCGTGGTTGCTCCGTCTGACACGACACCGTGGATTGTTGCTCCTGCTCTTTCAACTAGAACTATGGCCTGAATAATTAATTTGGCTAAATCAGTGCTTTTTGTGGGTCCTTTACTCGTAAATACCGCAATCGGTTGAGAGTAATTATCATAAAGCGGCTGATACATTAACACTAGTCCATAGTCTGCTTTATCTTGAATACCAGTGTtagtttcaatttttccaaaatcaacTAAACCTTTATAGGTCATATTTTTGCTATCTATTCTGCCTGGTTTTCATTTCATCCAAAAGGAGCAATCCATGTCGTTGTAGtggttttttgtttttgaaatgttGTTCCAGTACTTCCAAAAAGTTCGAGTCACATTACCACATGGAGTGTCCATCACAGATAAATACCtacgtataaaaaatatttgtttttttattaacagttATATATTCAGGGTAGGAaatcaaatcctgaaaaaaattcccTCGGAATATTATAGATAATGTTCTTTTCAATTTCTAGGGATTGTatcaatatgtttaatttagataGCTGTGACAAATTACAtcacaagatattcttaaatatattagcaccatcacttaattaagtaattaaacaagagtaaaaaataaattctatttttttgaatttgtctctaaagtccatGATTTCGAAGAATaatttgaacaacatttttagtttatcttcttaaactgaaaattcagtcaaaatatttaggtaaaattaatgtggctactataataaatttattctaaactGCTTGAAGCTCCGAAAttctcaagtaaaaatattgcatttaaaaataaattttcaattaaagcagattaatgtttaaccagttagttgaattttgcactaaaaaataacagttttcaaccaacgatggaatagtaaaattttcagtttaaaacataattgttgaccaaagataaatttttagctaaaatgtgGGATATGCAATTACTATAAATACGACTCTTATTAGCTTTATTTACCAACAATTGGAGTTTTTTCTTTTGAGCTGcagtcaaatttaaaagtttgattctttaaacatttttcaaactttcgGCCTGgtcaagttttcttttttttctggaaatagtTTCCATTGCCGAGCAGCAagctttgaacatttttttggatgCTCCGGGTTCGTTTTTACTCTAACCATAAGTGCATTTATTGTGTctatagcgtattcggttatcctgtcCTGGTGCACTCCAAGAGCACTCCGGCATGCACCGAAGTAGATTCGAGTGTTCGATTTGACAACACTGTACCGGCGCGGTGCGTTTGAGATATTCGTGTTGACAACTCTACACCAGGGCAGCGTAATAATCGAATTCGTGTTACCTGTGTTACGATACAATTTCATTATACTATATAACTATATACTATATAATTTTATCATACTACCCTGCTGAAAATACGTGCATGGGACCCATGGGAAATTCGGACCCAAGTGACCCAAGACCCAAGCGCCCCAAGACCAAAGTGACCCAAGACCCATGTGCCCCAAGACCCAAGTGGCCTAAGATCCAAGTTCCCCAAGACCCAAGTGCCCCAAGACTGAAGTGCCCCAAGACCGAAGTGACCCAAGACCCATGTGCCCCAAGACCCAACAGACAtttgtattccattttttttgtatttattggcggtatacattttcaaacctcCACTTGTCTCGAATTTATTAGATAATAGGTACATTATTTATCTTGTTCTGCACAATTAATATAATTCTGCCATCATTATTAGATATAATGCTAATATTGGATATCCAGTGCTATATATAATATTTGTCCAACATTCAGAaaccgaatattttataatattattgaatacattatattattaaagtttacatattgtataaaaaaaatcaacagaaaatgagttttcaagtCAATGGCTACTACAAATAGGGACGATGCGATACAGATATggtctaaataaattaatacttgTTACCGTATACTTAGAAAAAGTGTACGTTTTCTTGTGctgagaacatttatttttagatcGATAATATAGCACATTTTAGTATTTTGAAACCCAAGAGACCCAAGTGCCCCTGAGGCTTAAGTGCTCCAAGACCCAAATGCCCCAAGAGTTAAATGCCTCAAGAGCCAAATGTCCCAAGATCCGAGTGCCCCAAGACCCATGTGCCCCAGGACCCAAGTAACCCAAGACCCAAGTAACCCAAGACCCAAGTGACCCAAGACTGAAAAGACATTTATATTCAGTGTATAAGTGAACATTGCATTTCTTGCATTTTTATGTCTcacaaatattatgcaaaagttttaggcatatcaaaaatagCATAAAATGTCAATATTCGGAGGCTCATTGTGATCCTTAGacatacttgtgtaacttgacattttgaagagacattcttgAGACTATTGGGAAtagatttctaagaaaaaaaaaactttcaattgacattGAGTAAAGAGTAAGATAAGCTTATAAAAATGACACATATAAGTTTAACACCGACTGCAGGGAGTGTAGGTGGATAGCTGCAAAAAAGTTGATCCTCGGTTGGCCCGCTCATTGTGCACCGTGTTTGCTGCGATACCAAGCTGCGGTCACTGACATTGAGtagaatggcagagtaataataagctGATAAATTTATAGCTACTCTCTGTGTTAAACCTGTAGTAGATGTCAGTatttatcaactttaaattaggaaactttgaagcctcagagcgagttctaaacatattttgtcttaaaagtaaaataataggCATAAGTTTATTTGCCGACGAGAACGATTTGGCCCACAAGCCTGTTAGAATTTCTCAAATGTAATCTTTGGGCCAACCTAGTGTGTATTACATGAGACAAAAATGCATACTactttttaactacacttatatagaaaaaattaccttttacgaagatgttagcaaaatagggcaaaaatgaactgaatcccatacgtttggtcccttattttcccctcagtaATCTACTAAGTGAAGTTAgctttttattgaattgaaaatacctaataggcttttatcttatcagtttgaatgttcccgcccctatattttaaacattgcaaagtttcacgaaactcccaatgtttcatgaaaattttcatcaggctaaagtttcatgcaaatttacatccctactcatcgcgataaacaaatttctgtttttgttatacaattgtatttaccttatctctcatgtatgacactagccactccAATCTTAGATAtttaagatacctttaaacttccgcagaaaatctagtggaaatttgttcgaacgaccaggcatcaatttcgatgcagatggTCACGACTTGACTGGCTAATAAGGGTAGTCTGGAAGGGGCACAAAATTAGTATAATGGGTAACAAGGGGCAAACGGAACTCTGAGGGGGGAGTCATATTGGATGTCTACCATTTCAAGAGGGGATaaccaaattaaaagaaaaaaggctAACGATAACTCAGCAAGGGggttaataaattcaaaaaccaaaaaaagggTGGTCATAGTCCGTCGGTTCATCAAAGATAGGGGGCAGtcataattatcaaatttaaggGGTGGTCATACTCAGAAAGGGGATGGCCATGGctagtaaataattcaaaatcgaaaataaggGGTGGTCATagctaataaattaatcaaaatcataAATAAGGGGTGgtcattgtttataaattaatcaaattcgaAAACAAGGGATGGTCATAGTCAACAAGTTCGTCAAAGTCGAAAATAAGAGGGTGGTCatagat
It encodes:
- the LOC117171666 gene encoding uncharacterized protein LOC117171666, with the protein product MYQPLYDNYSQPIAVFTSKGPTKSTDLAKLIIQAIVLVERAGATIHGVVSDGATTNRKFWSELRMSGKKDNLKNWFIHPSDEKRKVFAFSDICHLIKNVRNRMENKEVKLKVHPDDSFIDWSHFHTIYDLYKPKPQGKSMSKFNDEPLSSQLVLKNESLICSSDS